From one Longimicrobium sp. genomic stretch:
- a CDS encoding UbiA-like polyprenyltransferase encodes MTTHRLEGQHIGGRGRLVDYSNLVKLPHTVFAMPFALVGATLASYRYAVSGWDVLLILAAFTCARFAAMGFNRIADRAIDAKNPRTAMREIPAGKLSVREATAAVIIASALFFVCAALLNPLCLYLAPFALAIILAYSYTKRFTRYAHLVLGFSLAIAPVGAYLAVAGEWSRPPSALLVLAAGVLCWVAGFDILYSLQDMEFDRGEKLHSIPAALGARGALAFSRGLHLLSAAAFVALGFILPELDVGYFIGTGVIALMLAYEQSLVRSDDFSKIDAAFFNINGAISVLFFAIVLTERLLA; translated from the coding sequence GTGACTACGCATAGATTGGAAGGGCAGCACATCGGGGGGCGGGGCAGGCTGGTGGACTACTCCAACCTGGTGAAGCTGCCCCACACCGTGTTCGCGATGCCGTTCGCCCTCGTGGGCGCGACGCTGGCGTCGTACCGCTACGCCGTGAGCGGCTGGGACGTGCTGCTGATCCTGGCCGCCTTCACCTGCGCGCGGTTCGCCGCCATGGGCTTCAACCGCATCGCCGACCGCGCGATCGACGCCAAGAACCCGCGCACGGCCATGCGCGAGATTCCCGCGGGGAAGCTGTCCGTGCGCGAGGCCACGGCCGCGGTCATAATCGCCAGCGCGCTCTTCTTCGTCTGCGCGGCGCTGCTGAACCCGCTCTGCTTGTACCTGGCGCCGTTCGCGCTGGCCATCATCCTGGCGTACTCGTACACCAAGCGCTTCACCCGCTACGCGCACCTGGTGCTCGGCTTCTCGCTCGCCATCGCTCCCGTGGGCGCGTACCTGGCCGTGGCGGGTGAGTGGAGCCGTCCGCCGTCCGCGCTGCTGGTGCTGGCGGCGGGCGTGCTGTGCTGGGTGGCGGGCTTCGACATCCTGTATTCGCTGCAGGACATGGAGTTCGACCGCGGCGAAAAGCTGCACTCCATCCCCGCCGCGCTGGGCGCACGAGGCGCGCTGGCCTTCTCGCGCGGGCTGCACCTGCTGTCGGCGGCCGCGTTCGTGGCGCTGGGGTTCATCCTTCCCGAGCTGGACGTTGGCTACTTCATCGGCACGGGGGTGATCGCGCTGATGCTGGCCTACGAGCAAAGCCTGGTGCGCTCCGACGACTTTTCCAAGATCGACGCGGCGTTCTTCAACATCAACGGGGCCATCTCCGTGCTCTTCTTCGCGATCGTGCTGACGGAGCGGCTGCTCGCGTGA
- a CDS encoding nucleotidyltransferase domain-containing protein has product METSNLNPPASQIAEFCRKWSVTELSLFGSVLRADFGPDSDVDVLLTFAPEAGISLFDYAAMQDELEAIFGRTVDVVSRSSVERTENPFRKNAILGSARTIYPHRGADLPSAPGASVRLDRDPGLLYDMVASAHAVRKFIDGITRTDFARDDITISAASQVLGVLGRAAEKISAKLREQHPEIDWIGMALFADRLLREYREVSADEVWGAAQSAVAAIPILEPLVPPYETESKSSSDYA; this is encoded by the coding sequence ATGGAGACGTCGAACCTGAATCCACCGGCCAGCCAGATTGCGGAGTTCTGCCGTAAGTGGAGCGTAACGGAGCTCTCGCTGTTCGGCTCCGTGCTCCGCGCCGATTTTGGACCGGACAGTGACGTGGATGTGCTTCTGACGTTCGCGCCGGAGGCGGGGATCTCGCTCTTCGACTACGCCGCGATGCAGGACGAGTTGGAGGCGATCTTCGGGCGCACCGTCGACGTGGTGAGCAGGAGTTCGGTTGAGCGCACCGAGAACCCGTTCCGGAAGAACGCAATACTCGGATCGGCACGCACCATCTACCCGCATCGTGGCGCCGATTTGCCCTCCGCGCCCGGCGCTTCGGTGCGGCTGGATCGTGATCCCGGGCTGCTGTACGATATGGTGGCTTCTGCCCACGCGGTGCGGAAGTTCATCGATGGGATCACCCGTACGGATTTCGCACGGGATGACATCACGATCTCGGCCGCCAGCCAGGTACTAGGTGTCCTGGGACGTGCCGCGGAGAAGATCTCGGCAAAGTTGCGAGAGCAGCATCCCGAGATCGACTGGATAGGCATGGCCTTGTTTGCTGATCGGCTGCTGCGGGAGTACCGCGAGGTATCGGCAGATGAGGTCTGGGGGGCAGCACAATCAGCTGTGGCAGCGATTCCCATTCTGGAGCCGCTGGTTCCACCGTACGAAACCGAGTCGAAGAGCAGCAGTGACTACGCATAG
- a CDS encoding menaquinone biosynthesis decarboxylase: protein MIFQNLREFLRYLDRTGQLVRVREPVSVDLEMAEITDRTMKLPGGGPALFFERPILMDGTESDIPVAINVFGSWRRMSAALGVDDVEVHARRIAELIKPEVPKGLWGKMQMLPKLMELTKVPPRPYKGAPPCQQVVLREGEFDLTKLPVLKTWPQDGGPFITLPMVITSDPDTGVQNIGMYRMQVFGPTTTGMHWQQHKGGAAHFRAWKRGPGGRMPVVVAIGGDPTTMYTPSAPLPPGIDEYLFGGFLRREPVYTAKALTCDLTIPAEAEIVLEGYVDTGEDLAIEGPFGDHTGFYTLEDPYPVFHVTMVTMREDPVYPATLVGRPPVEDVYLGGATERIFLPLAKLTIPEIVDYHMPPEGVFHNLVFVSIKKDYPGQAFKVMHGLWGMGLMSLAKVIVVVDEWIDVRNVQEAWWYALGNIDPERDVRFTKGPIDDLDHASQIPSFGSKMGIDGTKKWAQEGFVRRWPEMIEMDADVKSSIDRLWPLLGIKPID, encoded by the coding sequence ATGATCTTCCAGAACCTGCGGGAGTTCCTTCGCTACCTGGACCGCACGGGCCAGCTCGTGCGCGTGCGCGAGCCGGTGTCCGTCGACCTGGAGATGGCGGAGATCACCGACCGCACCATGAAGCTTCCCGGCGGCGGCCCCGCGCTGTTCTTCGAGCGCCCGATCCTGATGGACGGCACCGAGAGCGACATCCCCGTCGCCATCAACGTGTTCGGCTCGTGGCGGCGCATGTCGGCCGCGCTGGGCGTGGACGACGTCGAGGTGCACGCCCGCCGCATCGCCGAGCTCATCAAGCCCGAGGTGCCCAAGGGGCTCTGGGGCAAGATGCAGATGCTGCCCAAGCTCATGGAGCTCACCAAGGTGCCGCCGCGGCCGTACAAGGGCGCTCCCCCGTGCCAGCAGGTGGTGCTGCGCGAGGGCGAGTTCGACCTGACCAAGCTGCCTGTGCTCAAGACGTGGCCCCAGGACGGCGGCCCGTTCATCACCCTGCCCATGGTGATCACGTCCGATCCCGACACGGGCGTGCAGAACATCGGCATGTACCGCATGCAGGTGTTCGGGCCCACGACCACGGGAATGCACTGGCAGCAGCACAAGGGCGGCGCCGCCCACTTCCGCGCGTGGAAGCGCGGCCCCGGCGGACGAATGCCCGTCGTCGTGGCCATCGGCGGCGACCCTACGACCATGTACACGCCCAGCGCCCCCCTTCCGCCCGGCATCGACGAGTACCTGTTCGGTGGCTTTCTGCGCCGCGAGCCGGTGTACACGGCCAAGGCCTTGACGTGCGACCTCACCATCCCCGCCGAAGCGGAGATCGTGCTGGAGGGGTACGTCGATACCGGCGAGGATCTGGCCATCGAGGGCCCGTTCGGCGACCACACCGGCTTCTACACGCTCGAAGATCCCTATCCCGTCTTCCACGTGACGATGGTGACCATGCGCGAGGATCCCGTCTATCCCGCCACGCTCGTCGGCCGGCCGCCGGTGGAGGACGTGTACCTGGGCGGCGCCACCGAGCGAATCTTCCTGCCGCTGGCCAAGCTGACGATCCCCGAGATCGTGGACTACCACATGCCGCCGGAGGGCGTGTTCCACAACCTGGTGTTCGTTTCCATCAAGAAGGACTACCCGGGCCAGGCGTTCAAGGTGATGCACGGCCTGTGGGGGATGGGGCTGATGTCGCTGGCCAAGGTGATCGTGGTGGTGGACGAGTGGATCGACGTGCGGAACGTGCAGGAGGCGTGGTGGTACGCGCTGGGCAACATCGATCCCGAGCGCGACGTGCGGTTCACCAAGGGGCCCATCGACGACCTGGACCACGCGTCGCAGATCCCCTCGTTCGGCAGCAAGATGGGGATCGACGGCACCAAGAAGTGGGCGCAGGAAGGATTCGTGCGCCGCTGGCCGGAGATGATCGAGATGGATGCCGACGTGAAGTCGTCCATCGACCGCCTCTGGCCCCTGCTGGGCATCAAGCCCATCGACTGA
- a CDS encoding ubiquinone/menaquinone biosynthesis methyltransferase, which produces MPSTPAPRTALPAPGHKAAHVRQMFSSIAPSYDLLNHVLSMNIDRLWRAKAVRRLNWERAPDGVYLDNCSGTLDLAVALAGRKGFGGRVVGSDFTWEMLERGVAAGKTRGAAVAPACADALSLPYPDVAFDGATVGFGVRNLADLDAGLREMARVLKPGARLVILEFTTPSWQPWRSVYLFYARRILPVVGAMISRNRSAYTYLPESVMEFPPPPELARKMEAAGFRGVKWDTLSGGIAAIHYAERAG; this is translated from the coding sequence ATGCCGAGCACCCCCGCGCCGCGTACGGCGCTTCCCGCGCCGGGCCACAAGGCGGCCCACGTGCGGCAGATGTTCAGCTCCATCGCGCCCAGCTACGACCTGCTGAACCACGTGCTGTCGATGAACATCGACCGGCTGTGGCGCGCGAAGGCGGTGCGCCGGCTCAACTGGGAACGCGCGCCCGACGGCGTGTACCTGGACAACTGTTCCGGGACGCTGGACCTGGCCGTGGCCCTGGCCGGCCGCAAGGGCTTCGGCGGGCGCGTGGTGGGGAGCGACTTCACCTGGGAGATGCTGGAGCGCGGCGTGGCGGCGGGGAAGACGCGAGGCGCCGCGGTGGCCCCCGCCTGCGCCGACGCCCTGTCGCTGCCGTACCCGGACGTGGCGTTCGACGGCGCCACGGTGGGGTTCGGCGTGCGGAACCTGGCGGACCTGGATGCGGGGCTTCGCGAGATGGCGCGCGTGCTGAAGCCCGGGGCGCGGCTGGTGATCCTGGAGTTCACCACGCCTTCGTGGCAGCCGTGGCGGTCGGTGTACCTGTTCTACGCCCGGCGCATCCTTCCCGTGGTGGGCGCCATGATCTCGCGAAACCGCAGCGCGTACACGTACCTGCCCGAGTCGGTGATGGAGTTTCCGCCGCCCCCGGAGCTGGCGCGAAAGATGGAGGCGGCCGGCTTTCGCGGGGTGAAGTGGGACACGCTGTCGGGGGGCATTGCGGCGATCCACTACGCGGAGCGGGCCGGGTGA
- a CDS encoding sigma-70 family RNA polymerase sigma factor, whose product MNATPVSDHELVTRAQLGSETAYRELLDRYQRPVFSIIFRMIRDREQAEDLAQETFVRVFNHIGRYDPRYKFSSWIFKIATNLTIDWIRRKELKTVSIDGSRNAVTSDEMEASAITIVSEDENPEELLEAKELGEEIEQAIGKLRPEYRAAILLRHVEGREYQEIAEIMALPLGTVKTYIHRGRNELRDTLQHLRV is encoded by the coding sequence GTGAACGCGACACCTGTATCCGACCACGAGCTCGTCACTCGCGCCCAGCTGGGCAGCGAGACGGCGTATCGAGAGCTGCTGGACCGTTACCAGCGGCCGGTGTTTTCCATCATCTTCCGGATGATCCGCGACCGGGAGCAGGCGGAAGACCTGGCGCAGGAAACGTTCGTCCGGGTGTTCAACCACATCGGGCGGTACGATCCGCGCTACAAGTTCAGCAGCTGGATCTTCAAAATCGCCACCAACCTGACGATCGACTGGATCCGGCGTAAGGAGCTGAAGACGGTGTCCATCGACGGCTCGCGCAACGCGGTGACCAGCGACGAGATGGAGGCCTCGGCCATCACCATCGTGTCCGAGGACGAAAATCCCGAGGAGCTGCTGGAAGCCAAGGAGCTGGGCGAAGAGATCGAGCAGGCCATCGGCAAGCTGCGGCCGGAGTACCGCGCCGCCATCCTGCTGCGCCACGTGGAAGGGCGCGAGTACCAGGAGATCGCCGAGATCATGGCCCTGCCGCTGGGCACCGTAAAGACCTACATCCACCGCGGCCGCAACGAGCTGCGCGACACGCTGCAGCACCTGCGGGTGTAG
- a CDS encoding polymer-forming cytoskeletal protein, with protein sequence MRNLAITSAALALGVAFAAGLAAQAPAGHPHTGLEGRTLHHGDRVWFSGQRSIGADEVIEGDVVVANGSLTVSGEVHGDAVVGAGNLVLERGAVVYGDAVVTGGKLVNNGGSVLGKVQEGTPRSKAVGATQAIHMRRGWLGALGEGWAGLVRTLSLGLVLGGLGLALTFYGRSYLEQASDVVRRAPLAAGGIGLAANVLALPAFLAGIAALALTIIGIPLLLVFVPLFWTVLCALAGVGILAVAHALGERTAERSGSYEPIHRNAYSYLVTGLVVLLAPLLVSNVLVMTPFVGWVGGLVGMLAGMMLWLAASVGAGAVLIVAVRAWRERSYRRGWDGMDDLGTGSAHTA encoded by the coding sequence ATGCGTAACCTTGCGATCACGAGCGCCGCGCTGGCCCTGGGGGTGGCGTTCGCTGCCGGTCTGGCGGCGCAGGCCCCGGCCGGGCACCCCCACACGGGGCTGGAGGGGCGCACGCTTCATCACGGCGACCGCGTATGGTTCAGCGGCCAGCGCTCCATCGGCGCCGACGAGGTGATCGAGGGCGACGTGGTGGTGGCCAACGGCTCGCTGACGGTGAGCGGAGAAGTGCACGGCGACGCGGTGGTGGGCGCCGGAAACCTGGTGCTGGAGCGCGGCGCCGTGGTCTACGGCGACGCGGTGGTCACCGGCGGCAAGCTGGTGAACAACGGGGGCAGCGTGCTGGGCAAGGTGCAGGAGGGAACGCCGCGCTCCAAGGCCGTGGGCGCCACGCAGGCCATCCACATGCGGCGCGGCTGGCTGGGTGCGCTGGGCGAGGGCTGGGCCGGGCTGGTGCGCACGCTCTCCCTGGGGCTGGTGCTGGGCGGGCTGGGGCTGGCGCTGACGTTCTACGGCCGCTCGTACCTGGAGCAGGCCAGCGACGTGGTGCGGCGCGCGCCGCTGGCGGCGGGAGGCATTGGCCTGGCGGCCAACGTGCTGGCGCTTCCGGCCTTCCTGGCGGGGATCGCGGCCCTGGCGCTGACGATCATCGGGATCCCGCTGCTGCTGGTGTTCGTTCCGCTGTTCTGGACGGTGCTGTGCGCGCTGGCCGGCGTGGGCATCCTGGCCGTGGCGCATGCGCTGGGCGAGCGCACGGCCGAGCGGAGCGGATCGTACGAGCCCATCCATCGCAACGCGTACTCGTACCTGGTCACCGGGCTCGTGGTGCTGCTGGCGCCGCTGCTCGTGAGCAACGTGCTGGTGATGACGCCCTTCGTCGGCTGGGTGGGCGGGCTGGTGGGGATGCTCGCGGGGATGATGCTGTGGCTGGCCGCCAGCGTGGGTGCGGGGGCGGTGCTGATCGTAGCGGTTCGCGCCTGGCGCGAGCGCAGCTACCGGCGCGGCTGGGACGGGATGGACGACCTGGGTACGGGCAGCGCGCACACGGCCTGA
- a CDS encoding Mrp/NBP35 family ATP-binding protein: MQASERDQVLRRVAAALTLVLHPTTGDDVVSSGRVRELDVLEDGTVRFKFALQADDPGTLVRQARAAAETVEGVAKVKIDIALPAAGAPQKKGALRAGNVPAPTPNPNLIPGVRQIIAVSSGKGGVGKSTVAVNVAAALAQSGRRVGLLDADIYGPNVPIMFGEKRKPSVVGPKGKEKMQPLEAYGVQLMSLGFLLDAEQPAIMRGPMIAGILKQFLSEVEWGELDVLVVDMPPGTGDAQLSLVQTIRLDGVVMVTTPQDVSTGDVLRGIKMFERTNTRVLGIVENMAGFICPCCGQRYEIFGRAGGQRLAEQTGLELLGEVPLEMIVREGGDEGVPVVIGHSESPSAMALRALAENVASRLEALVPAAV, translated from the coding sequence ATGCAAGCCTCCGAGCGCGACCAGGTGCTCCGCCGCGTCGCCGCCGCGCTGACCCTGGTGCTTCACCCCACGACGGGCGACGACGTGGTTTCGTCGGGCCGCGTCCGCGAGCTGGACGTTCTGGAAGACGGCACCGTGCGCTTCAAGTTCGCCCTGCAGGCCGACGACCCCGGCACGCTGGTGCGCCAGGCGCGCGCCGCCGCCGAGACGGTGGAAGGCGTGGCCAAGGTGAAGATCGACATCGCCCTTCCCGCCGCCGGCGCGCCGCAGAAGAAGGGCGCGCTGCGGGCCGGCAACGTCCCCGCGCCCACGCCCAACCCCAACCTGATCCCCGGCGTGCGGCAGATCATCGCCGTCAGCTCGGGGAAGGGCGGCGTAGGCAAGAGCACCGTGGCGGTAAACGTGGCCGCGGCGCTGGCGCAGTCCGGCCGGCGGGTGGGGCTGCTGGATGCCGACATCTACGGCCCCAACGTGCCCATCATGTTCGGCGAGAAGCGCAAGCCGTCGGTGGTCGGCCCCAAGGGCAAGGAAAAGATGCAGCCGCTGGAAGCCTACGGCGTGCAGCTGATGAGCCTGGGATTCCTGCTGGACGCCGAGCAGCCCGCCATCATGCGCGGGCCGATGATCGCGGGCATCCTCAAGCAGTTCCTGAGCGAGGTGGAGTGGGGCGAGCTGGACGTGCTGGTGGTCGACATGCCGCCGGGCACGGGCGACGCGCAGCTGTCGCTGGTGCAGACCATCCGCCTGGACGGGGTGGTGATGGTCACCACGCCGCAGGACGTGTCGACGGGCGACGTGCTGCGCGGCATCAAGATGTTCGAGCGCACCAACACGCGGGTGCTGGGCATCGTCGAGAACATGGCAGGGTTCATCTGCCCCTGCTGCGGACAGCGGTACGAGATCTTCGGGCGGGCGGGCGGTCAGCGGCTGGCGGAGCAGACGGGGCTGGAACTGCTGGGCGAGGTGCCGCTGGAGATGATCGTCCGCGAAGGCGGCGACGAGGGAGTGCCGGTGGTCATCGGGCATTCCGAGTCGCCGTCGGCCATGGCCCTGCGCGCACTCGCCGAAAACGTTGCGTCGCGCCTGGAAGCCCTGGTTCCCGCGGCCGTGTAG
- a CDS encoding type II toxin-antitoxin system VapB family antitoxin, whose product MMMIKKDRDEAAPHQEQRASADREQQALDVLRTELRAIQRSYASLPVLDDRPADEILGYDEHGLPP is encoded by the coding sequence ATGATGATGATCAAGAAGGACCGCGACGAGGCTGCTCCTCATCAGGAGCAGAGAGCGTCGGCTGACCGTGAGCAGCAAGCCTTGGATGTGCTGCGGACTGAGCTGCGCGCGATTCAACGCAGCTACGCCAGCCTTCCCGTGCTGGATGACCGGCCCGCGGACGAGATCCTCGGGTACGACGAGCACGGGTTGCCCCCGTGA
- the thrC gene encoding threonine synthase, with the protein MRYVSTRAPSHAVSLSAAISRGLAPDGGLYVPEQLPTIDPATFDADSLLPEVATRLLAPFFAGDVLEPELGAICREALSFPVPLKDLRERTAVLELFHGPTAAFKDVGARFLAACLSRIAAEDERPLTILVATSGDTGGAVAAAFHGRQGVEVAVLYPAGMVSARQEKQLTAWGGNVRAFAVRGDFDACQRLVKAAMAHPELRARRRMSSANSINVGRLLPQMAYYAWASLEYHRRHGVDPGFIVPSGNLGNAAAASWARRVGMPVREVVLATNANLAITRFLSGHPWSPQPTVTTLATAMDVGSASNMERLLHLYGGEDGTRSALRAFLVDDDEIRRVIREGPGTWGEVWDPHTATAVAVRERLDTPDWIVVSTAHPAKFESVVEPLIGREIPVPPDLAHLLDRPSHATSIDPDLDTFIAALEAS; encoded by the coding sequence GTGAGATACGTCAGCACGCGCGCTCCGTCGCACGCCGTCTCGCTCTCGGCCGCCATCTCCCGCGGGCTGGCACCGGATGGCGGGTTGTACGTCCCGGAGCAGCTTCCCACGATCGATCCCGCCACTTTCGACGCGGACTCATTGCTGCCGGAAGTCGCCACGCGCCTGCTCGCGCCGTTCTTCGCGGGGGACGTGCTGGAGCCCGAGCTGGGCGCCATCTGCCGCGAAGCCCTCTCGTTTCCCGTGCCGCTGAAGGACCTGCGCGAGCGGACGGCGGTGCTGGAGCTGTTCCACGGGCCCACCGCCGCGTTCAAGGATGTCGGCGCGCGGTTCCTGGCGGCGTGCCTGTCGCGCATCGCCGCGGAGGACGAGCGGCCGCTGACGATCCTCGTCGCCACCTCCGGCGACACGGGTGGCGCGGTGGCGGCGGCGTTCCACGGGCGGCAGGGGGTAGAGGTCGCGGTGCTCTATCCCGCCGGAATGGTGTCCGCGCGGCAGGAGAAGCAGCTGACCGCGTGGGGCGGCAACGTGCGCGCATTCGCCGTCCGCGGCGACTTCGATGCCTGTCAGCGGCTGGTGAAGGCCGCCATGGCGCACCCGGAGCTGCGCGCGCGGCGGCGGATGTCGTCGGCGAACAGCATCAACGTGGGGCGCCTGCTGCCGCAGATGGCGTACTACGCCTGGGCCTCGCTGGAGTATCACCGGCGGCACGGCGTGGACCCGGGGTTCATCGTCCCCTCGGGCAACCTGGGGAACGCCGCCGCCGCGTCGTGGGCGCGCCGGGTGGGGATGCCGGTGCGCGAGGTGGTGCTGGCGACGAACGCCAATCTCGCGATCACCCGCTTCCTTTCCGGCCACCCGTGGTCCCCCCAGCCGACCGTCACCACGCTGGCGACGGCGATGGACGTGGGCAGCGCGAGCAACATGGAGCGCCTGCTGCACCTGTACGGCGGCGAGGACGGGACGCGCTCCGCACTGCGAGCGTTTCTGGTGGACGACGACGAGATCCGCCGCGTGATCCGTGAGGGGCCAGGGACGTGGGGCGAAGTGTGGGATCCGCACACCGCCACCGCCGTCGCCGTGCGCGAGCGCCTGGACACCCCCGACTGGATCGTGGTCTCCACCGCCCATCCCGCCAAGTTCGAAAGCGTGGTGGAGCCGCTGATCGGCCGCGAGATCCCCGTCCCTCCGGACCTCGCCCACCTGCTGGACCGCCCGTCCCACGCGACCTCCATCGACCCCGACCTCGACACCTTCATCGCCGCGCTCGAAGCGTCTTGA
- a CDS encoding homoserine kinase, with the protein MTRPPQRATAFAPASASNLAVGFDILGHPAGPTGDRVTVTRRGEPGIVITGVTGVAGPLPMDPAANTATVGLLRMLDEVRPGFGLEVSIEKGIPLGSGTGGSAASAVAGIVAANALLPEPLEPAALFRYALMGEAVASGAVHGDNVAPCLFGGLVLVRSAEPMDVVTLPVPATLRCAMARPHQRLDTRAARQVLPSAYPLHDVIRQTANLAGVVAGCCTGDLALVGRSLRDVLIEPHRAALIPGFYEVKEAAMKAGALGCSISGAGPSLFAWCDGDAIADAVCDAMVAAFAACGVASDGWTCAVGGPGARVEEVS; encoded by the coding sequence ATGACCCGACCTCCCCAGCGCGCCACGGCCTTTGCGCCGGCCAGCGCCAGCAACCTGGCCGTGGGCTTCGACATCCTGGGCCACCCCGCCGGCCCCACGGGCGACCGCGTGACGGTGACGCGCCGGGGCGAGCCGGGCATCGTCATCACGGGGGTGACGGGCGTCGCCGGCCCCTTGCCCATGGACCCCGCCGCGAATACGGCCACGGTCGGGCTCCTGCGGATGCTGGACGAGGTGCGGCCGGGATTCGGGCTGGAGGTTTCGATCGAGAAGGGGATTCCACTCGGCTCGGGGACGGGCGGATCCGCAGCGTCGGCGGTGGCGGGAATCGTCGCGGCCAATGCGCTGCTGCCGGAGCCGCTGGAGCCCGCGGCGCTCTTCCGCTACGCGCTGATGGGTGAAGCGGTGGCCAGCGGCGCCGTCCATGGGGACAACGTGGCCCCGTGCCTCTTCGGCGGCTTGGTGCTCGTGCGCTCCGCCGAGCCGATGGACGTTGTCACGCTGCCCGTACCCGCAACGCTGCGCTGCGCGATGGCGCGCCCTCACCAGCGGCTGGACACGCGCGCCGCCCGCCAGGTGCTCCCGTCCGCCTACCCGCTGCACGACGTCATCCGCCAGACGGCGAACCTTGCGGGCGTGGTCGCTGGCTGCTGCACGGGCGACCTGGCGCTCGTGGGCCGCTCGTTGCGCGACGTGCTGATCGAGCCGCACCGGGCCGCGCTGATCCCCGGCTTTTACGAGGTGAAGGAGGCGGCGATGAAGGCGGGCGCGCTCGGCTGCTCCATTTCCGGCGCCGGGCCCAGCCTCTTCGCGTGGTGCGATGGCGATGCGATCGCGGATGCGGTGTGCGACGCGATGGTGGCCGCGTTCGCCGCGTGCGGGGTGGCGTCGGATGGATGGACGTGCGCGGTCGGCGGCCCGGGCGCGCGGGTGGAGGAGGTCTCGTGA